One Kaistella polysaccharea DNA segment encodes these proteins:
- a CDS encoding tetratricopeptide repeat protein, which yields MNSKKILIATAIFYFGLSEAQQSQYFSDRENYRFNLAENLYQNKIYNASQFEYARQYFYNENLSNSKKEAAQFFDNVIGVILRKNHAEEGLDAFIKEYPNSAYFAQANLPLADFYLAQKDFDKALETLKNVNQYQLSKEENTQYIMKLGYAKFMTGDSQGAIEALEEAYKTTEGSDKNDIAYMLGHLYYADGQNDEAFTFFDQIKDNDKYARVVKPYYVQLYFNNKDYDKAIVEGNALLNENISADYKAEVHKMIGESYFMKGDYNSAYPHLKIYLDSKETPSESDLYEMGFVSAHLKKYDEAVSYYNQLLNSNSATSQNAYYQLGNAYLEVGKKQEALSAFRSAYQMMYDPKVQQLAHLQYAKLSYELGNPFESASNVFQSYISKYPNSPDTKEMKSLLVKSYLYSGDYKGTLAAIDKMPNSTPETDKVDQEVSYLIGTEEFNKGNLDAAEKYFLRSLQFNINKEFNSRALYWLAQTYYQKGNYPSAIVRFEKLQTENFPEKQQLNYDLGYAYFKSKKFDKAKEYFMAYLKNPKPEFKNDAELRLADTYYANNELNEAIAIYDKAESADDYTMFQKAMALGFKGDTVAKIAELKKLLAQYRNSEYFDDAQYEIATAYAANDDFKSSNDYFSQVIKTSSDKDLVANSQIYRAQNYIDQGEDSKALSELKSLGNQYKNTAFASKIVQAARPLFIKNNDVSGYQNFAQSLGVRIDASEIDEINLNRAKTFYASKDYKNAIPLFEKYLTQNPTGEGLYQAQYELGESYFQTNNPTKSLLVLQEVAQVQNDYQEDAQTRIAQIYLAQNNSNEAKKYLVSLSNSTNVNVKNFANVELMKIYADEKDFKKAETLADLVLQNPKNSASVNELAKVIKARSLMNNGKDNEAKAAYTVLEKSSNTEVAAEALYAKAFYQNKGKAFKSSNETIFKLANNYASEEYWGANSLVLMVRNYIGLKDNYQASYTADQIIANYGDFPEIVSEAKDLKKQIKK from the coding sequence ATGAATTCAAAAAAAATCTTAATCGCAACGGCGATCTTCTATTTCGGCTTATCCGAGGCACAACAATCTCAATATTTCAGCGACCGCGAAAATTACCGTTTTAATCTCGCAGAAAACCTTTACCAAAATAAAATTTATAACGCTTCTCAGTTTGAATACGCGCGACAGTATTTTTACAATGAGAATCTTTCCAATTCAAAAAAAGAAGCAGCGCAATTTTTCGATAATGTCATCGGCGTAATTTTACGAAAAAATCATGCGGAAGAAGGTTTAGACGCTTTCATCAAAGAATATCCAAACTCGGCGTATTTTGCGCAGGCCAATTTACCATTAGCAGATTTCTATCTGGCTCAAAAAGATTTTGATAAAGCTTTGGAGACTTTGAAAAATGTGAATCAATACCAACTTTCAAAGGAAGAAAACACGCAATATATTATGAAACTCGGTTATGCGAAATTTATGACCGGTGATTCTCAAGGTGCTATCGAAGCTTTAGAAGAAGCGTATAAAACCACGGAAGGTTCAGACAAAAACGACATTGCCTACATGTTGGGACACCTTTATTATGCAGACGGACAAAATGACGAAGCTTTCACATTTTTTGATCAGATCAAAGATAACGACAAATATGCGCGGGTGGTAAAACCGTATTATGTGCAGTTGTATTTCAACAATAAGGATTATGACAAAGCGATTGTAGAAGGAAATGCATTGCTGAACGAAAATATTTCTGCGGATTATAAAGCTGAAGTTCATAAGATGATTGGCGAAAGTTATTTCATGAAAGGCGATTATAATTCTGCTTATCCGCATTTGAAAATTTACCTGGATAGCAAAGAAACTCCATCTGAAAGTGATTTATATGAAATGGGATTTGTTTCGGCACATTTGAAAAAATACGATGAAGCCGTTTCTTATTATAACCAGTTGTTGAACAGCAATTCGGCGACTTCCCAAAATGCTTATTATCAATTAGGAAATGCTTATTTAGAAGTTGGTAAAAAACAGGAAGCGCTTTCTGCGTTTCGTTCGGCATATCAAATGATGTATGATCCGAAAGTTCAACAATTGGCTCATTTGCAATATGCGAAATTGAGTTATGAGTTGGGAAATCCATTTGAATCAGCATCAAATGTTTTTCAAAGTTATATTTCAAAATATCCAAACAGTCCTGATACGAAGGAAATGAAATCGCTTTTGGTGAAATCGTATTTGTATTCTGGCGATTATAAAGGAACTTTGGCGGCAATTGATAAAATGCCAAATTCTACGCCGGAAACCGATAAAGTTGATCAGGAAGTTTCCTATCTCATTGGAACGGAAGAATTTAATAAAGGTAATTTAGACGCTGCTGAAAAGTATTTTCTGCGAAGCTTACAATTTAATATCAATAAAGAGTTTAATTCCAGAGCGTTGTATTGGTTGGCGCAAACGTATTATCAGAAGGGAAATTATCCGTCGGCAATTGTCAGATTTGAAAAACTTCAAACAGAAAATTTCCCAGAGAAGCAACAACTGAATTACGATTTGGGTTACGCTTATTTTAAATCAAAAAAATTCGACAAAGCCAAAGAATATTTCATGGCTTATTTAAAAAATCCAAAACCGGAATTTAAAAATGACGCAGAACTTCGTTTGGCAGATACCTATTATGCCAACAATGAGCTGAATGAGGCGATCGCTATTTACGATAAAGCAGAAAGTGCTGATGATTATACGATGTTCCAAAAAGCCATGGCTTTAGGATTTAAAGGCGATACCGTTGCGAAAATTGCGGAATTGAAAAAGTTACTTGCTCAGTATAGAAATTCAGAATATTTCGACGATGCGCAATATGAAATTGCAACTGCTTATGCAGCAAATGACGATTTTAAAAGCTCGAATGATTATTTTTCACAAGTCATTAAAACCAGCAGTGATAAAGATTTGGTCGCTAATTCTCAGATTTATCGTGCGCAGAATTACATCGATCAAGGTGAAGATTCCAAAGCTTTATCTGAATTAAAATCCCTTGGAAATCAATACAAAAATACGGCGTTTGCAAGCAAAATTGTTCAGGCAGCGAGACCGCTCTTCATTAAAAACAATGATGTTTCAGGATATCAAAATTTTGCTCAAAGTTTGGGCGTAAGAATCGATGCTTCAGAAATTGACGAAATTAATTTGAATCGAGCGAAGACTTTTTATGCCAGTAAAGATTACAAAAACGCGATACCACTTTTTGAAAAATATCTGACGCAGAATCCAACTGGAGAAGGGTTATATCAGGCGCAATATGAATTGGGTGAAAGTTATTTTCAAACCAATAATCCGACCAAATCATTACTGGTTTTACAGGAGGTTGCGCAGGTGCAGAACGATTACCAGGAAGATGCGCAAACAAGGATTGCCCAGATTTATTTAGCGCAGAACAATTCGAATGAAGCCAAGAAATATTTAGTGTCGCTTTCTAATTCTACAAACGTGAATGTGAAAAATTTCGCGAATGTAGAATTGATGAAGATTTACGCGGACGAAAAAGATTTCAAAAAAGCTGAAACGCTAGCTGATCTAGTTTTACAAAATCCAAAAAATTCAGCTTCGGTGAATGAACTGGCGAAAGTCATTAAAGCCAGAAGTTTGATGAACAATGGAAAAGACAATGAGGCGAAAGCTGCTTATACCGTTTTGGAGAAATCTTCAAATACCGAAGTTGCAGCCGAAGCTTTGTATGCGAAAGCCTTTTATCAAAACAAAGGAAAAGCCTTCAAATCATCCAACGAAACGATTTTTAAACTGGCCAATAATTATGCTTCCGAAGAATATTGGGGTGCAAATTCTTTAGTCTTAATGGTTAGAAATTATATTGGACTGAAAGATAATTATCAAGCCAGTTATACAGCCGATCAGATCATCGCCAATTACGGTGATTTCCCAGAAATTGTGTCGGAAGCAAAGGATTTAAAAAAGCAAATTAAAAAATAA
- the dgt gene encoding dGTP triphosphohydrolase — MILNRLYTHQRTGNHSATIASRTDFQRDFDRIIFSASFRRLQNKTQVFPLPGSVFVHNRLTHSLEVASVGRSMGSSVGDFIFNNFQKELDENAQNFYQHNLQNVIAAACLCHDVGNPAFGHSGEDAIASYFDKNEKDLKSKFNEKEWADLVNFEGNANAIRVLTHQQTGKDEGGTQLTYATLASIAKYPCEAVAKKKGELHRKKFGFFQNEKETFLKIAEAVHLIQESEEPTIFKRHPFVWLVEAADDICYNIIDMEDAHRLGIVSTSDCENLFFDLIKSENGNTRRVEDKLSILTNANERISYLRAKVINALINKSIEIYKDRFQDILNGSLDEALLDIFKNENSSLQEIESFSIQKIYGHKAVIEIENAGYNVMYELLNHFIPPILTEKSKRKSYDKMALKLLPLQFQYENGTDYQKVLGALDFVSGMTDNFATDLYRKIKGIDIGMTM; from the coding sequence ATGATTTTAAACAGACTGTACACGCATCAGCGCACTGGAAACCACTCTGCAACGATAGCTTCCCGCACGGATTTTCAACGTGACTTCGACCGCATTATTTTTTCTGCCTCATTTCGGAGACTGCAAAATAAAACGCAGGTTTTTCCACTTCCAGGTAGTGTTTTTGTGCACAACCGCCTGACTCATTCCTTAGAAGTTGCGTCGGTTGGTAGAAGTATGGGCAGTTCGGTGGGTGATTTCATCTTTAATAATTTCCAAAAAGAATTGGATGAAAATGCGCAAAATTTCTATCAGCACAATTTGCAGAATGTCATTGCGGCAGCCTGTCTTTGTCACGACGTAGGAAATCCAGCTTTCGGACATTCCGGCGAAGATGCGATTGCTAGTTATTTCGACAAAAATGAAAAAGATTTAAAATCTAAATTCAATGAAAAAGAATGGGCAGATTTGGTTAATTTTGAGGGAAATGCAAATGCTATCCGTGTTTTAACCCATCAGCAAACGGGAAAAGATGAGGGAGGAACACAATTAACATATGCCACATTAGCGAGCATTGCGAAATATCCTTGTGAAGCGGTTGCGAAGAAGAAAGGTGAACTTCACCGCAAGAAGTTCGGTTTTTTCCAAAACGAAAAAGAAACTTTTTTGAAAATTGCTGAAGCAGTACACCTGATCCAGGAAAGTGAGGAACCTACCATTTTTAAGAGACATCCCTTCGTCTGGCTGGTTGAAGCGGCTGACGACATTTGCTACAACATTATCGATATGGAGGATGCGCACCGTCTGGGAATTGTATCGACTTCGGATTGCGAAAATTTATTTTTCGATCTGATTAAATCTGAAAATGGAAATACCAGAAGGGTTGAAGATAAATTGTCTATTTTGACAAACGCCAACGAGCGCATTTCTTATTTACGGGCGAAAGTGATCAACGCACTCATTAATAAATCCATCGAGATTTATAAAGACCGATTCCAAGATATTTTAAACGGAAGTTTAGACGAAGCTTTGCTGGATATTTTCAAGAATGAAAACTCATCGCTTCAGGAAATTGAAAGTTTCTCTATTCAAAAAATCTACGGCCACAAAGCGGTAATCGAAATTGAAAATGCGGGCTATAATGTGATGTATGAATTGCTGAATCATTTTATTCCCCCAATTTTAACGGAGAAATCTAAACGTAAATCGTATGATAAAATGGCATTGAAACTTTTGCCTCTACAATTTCAATATGAGAATGGTACCGACTACCAAAAAGTTTTGGGCGCGCTTGATTTTGTTTCCGGAATGACAGATAATTTTGCAACCGATTTATACCGAAAAATTAAGGGAATTGATATCGGAATGACCATGTAA
- a CDS encoding DnaJ domain-containing protein yields the protein MKNYYYFLGVEENASEEDIKKAYRKLSLKYHPDKNPGDDFFENRFREIQEAYEMLNDKEKRRIYDDNLGHQQRSYRPNLPPVIKSFSTNKVRIQKGEEIIISWQTQNADIVKVLPFGLEKGYGEKVIRITEFKNGQFQLLLHVTNSLLNKTIVQGITITEIFENKSEEFRSDVENLFKPEKETRLNPQGMSRAVRIILLLLFLAIALAAMLQN from the coding sequence ATGAAGAATTATTATTATTTTCTCGGTGTGGAAGAGAATGCCTCTGAAGAAGACATCAAAAAAGCCTACCGTAAATTATCTTTAAAATATCATCCTGATAAAAATCCGGGCGATGACTTTTTTGAAAACCGCTTTCGGGAGATTCAGGAAGCCTACGAAATGCTGAATGATAAAGAAAAGCGGAGGATTTATGACGATAATTTGGGACATCAACAGAGAAGTTACAGACCCAATTTGCCACCCGTTATTAAATCATTTTCCACTAATAAAGTACGCATTCAAAAAGGGGAAGAAATTATCATCAGTTGGCAGACACAAAATGCTGATATTGTTAAAGTATTGCCATTCGGTTTAGAGAAAGGATATGGAGAGAAAGTCATTCGAATCACGGAATTTAAAAATGGTCAGTTTCAGCTTTTGTTGCATGTCACCAATTCACTGTTAAATAAAACTATTGTTCAGGGTATTACGATTACTGAAATCTTTGAAAATAAAAGTGAGGAGTTTCGAAGTGATGTTGAAAATTTATTCAAACCTGAAAAAGAAACGCGACTTAATCCGCAAGGAATGTCGCGCGCAGTAAGAATTATTTTACTCCTCTTATTTCTGGCAATTGCACTAGCTGCAATGTTGCAGAATTAA
- the gcvP gene encoding aminomethyl-transferring glycine dehydrogenase, translated as MNTTQFVNRHISMNKADQQAMLDRIGVADMDELIGQTIPDNIRLQEDLSISEALSEYEMLAHSKELAAKNLMFDNYIGFGYNNTILPSVIQRNILENPSWYTAYTPYQAEIAQGRLEALLNFQTVVCDLTGFKLANASLLDESTAAAEAMHMFFESRTKTQKKGSAQKFFVSDLVFPQTVAVLKTKAEGLGIEVVVGNYETEKLDESYFGAILQYPGKNGIIIDYSEVIHSYKNLELQVVVACDPMALVKLKSPADMGADCAVGTTQRFGIPMGYGGPHAAFFACKEEYKRDLPGRIIGVSQDAYGKRALRMALQTREQHIKREKATSNICTAQVLLAVMAGMYAVYHGPNGLNFIAEQIHFKAVALHNGLKTLGYDIVDEPIFDTVKFRMEEAEKAKLMRLMLDRKINLNYFSDGIVSVSLNETSTASKVQYLFDAFSDFLGSQSFKLSFKEEVQIPEEFLRTDAILQEEVFNKYHTETELMRYIKRLEKKDLSLTQSMISLGSCTMKLNAATQMLPLSWAEWGSVHPFVPIDQAGGYQILIAELEKDLAEITGFAGTSLQPNSGAQGEYAGLMVIREYHKSRGESHRNIVLIPQSAHGTNPASAVIAGMKVVVVKNLENGEIDFDDLKAKAEQHSDNLSAVMITYPSTYGFFDDNIKEITDLIHQHGGQIYMDGANMNAQVGYTSPGNIGADVCHLNLHKTFAIPHGGGGPGVGPICVAEHLVKFLPSNPNIKTGGSASIDAISGAPYGSSLVLNISYAYIKMLGTDGLKKATEYAILNANYIKEVLGEHFPILYSNRKGRVAHECIVDFRQFKAFGIEVADVAKRLMDYGYHAPTVSFPVAGTLMIEPTESESKAELDRFAEALISIKREIDEIVEGNEDMTNNVLKNAPHTEQIVISDSWDKPYSREKAAYPLDWVREHKFFASVSRVDEAYGDRNLICTCAPIESYM; from the coding sequence ATGAACACTACACAATTTGTAAACCGGCACATCTCCATGAACAAAGCTGATCAGCAGGCAATGCTAGACCGTATTGGCGTTGCAGATATGGACGAACTCATTGGTCAGACGATTCCGGATAATATTCGCTTGCAAGAAGATCTTTCAATTTCCGAGGCGTTGTCGGAATACGAGATGTTGGCGCACTCCAAAGAATTGGCCGCAAAAAATTTAATGTTTGACAATTATATCGGTTTTGGTTATAACAATACCATATTACCAAGTGTCATCCAACGTAATATTCTCGAAAATCCATCTTGGTACACCGCATACACTCCTTATCAGGCAGAAATTGCACAAGGTCGTTTGGAAGCTTTGTTAAATTTCCAGACCGTGGTTTGTGATTTAACAGGATTTAAATTAGCAAATGCTTCGCTTCTTGATGAATCTACTGCTGCAGCTGAAGCCATGCACATGTTCTTTGAAAGCAGAACAAAAACCCAGAAAAAAGGAAGCGCACAGAAATTTTTTGTATCTGACCTTGTATTTCCTCAAACTGTTGCCGTATTAAAAACGAAAGCAGAAGGTTTAGGGATTGAAGTTGTGGTAGGAAATTACGAAACTGAAAAGCTCGATGAGTCCTATTTTGGAGCTATTCTGCAATATCCCGGAAAAAATGGAATTATCATCGATTATTCGGAAGTGATTCATTCATACAAAAATTTAGAATTGCAGGTGGTTGTAGCTTGTGATCCAATGGCGTTGGTAAAACTGAAATCACCCGCAGATATGGGTGCAGATTGTGCGGTCGGAACTACACAACGTTTTGGAATTCCAATGGGATATGGCGGTCCTCACGCAGCATTTTTCGCTTGTAAAGAGGAATATAAAAGAGATCTTCCAGGTCGTATCATCGGTGTTTCCCAAGATGCATATGGAAAACGTGCTTTGCGAATGGCCTTGCAAACGCGTGAACAACACATTAAAAGAGAAAAGGCAACTTCCAATATTTGCACAGCGCAAGTTTTACTAGCCGTAATGGCAGGAATGTATGCTGTTTATCACGGTCCGAACGGATTGAATTTTATTGCCGAACAGATTCATTTTAAAGCAGTTGCGTTACATAATGGTTTAAAAACTTTAGGATATGACATCGTAGATGAACCTATTTTTGATACCGTAAAATTCAGAATGGAGGAAGCCGAAAAAGCAAAATTAATGCGTTTGATGCTCGATAGAAAAATCAACCTTAATTATTTTTCAGATGGAATTGTAAGTGTTTCTTTAAATGAAACTTCCACAGCTTCTAAAGTTCAATACTTATTTGATGCTTTCTCAGACTTTTTAGGATCTCAAAGTTTTAAATTAAGTTTTAAAGAAGAGGTTCAGATTCCAGAAGAATTTTTAAGAACTGATGCAATTTTGCAGGAAGAAGTATTCAATAAATATCACACAGAAACGGAACTCATGCGTTATATTAAGCGTTTGGAAAAAAAGGATCTTTCCCTGACGCAATCTATGATCTCCTTGGGATCTTGTACCATGAAACTGAACGCTGCAACGCAAATGCTTCCTCTTTCTTGGGCAGAATGGGGAAGTGTACATCCATTTGTGCCAATAGATCAAGCTGGAGGTTACCAAATATTAATTGCAGAATTAGAGAAAGATTTAGCAGAAATTACCGGGTTTGCAGGAACTTCTTTGCAGCCTAACTCAGGAGCACAAGGAGAATATGCAGGATTAATGGTTATTCGGGAATATCATAAATCACGTGGTGAAAGTCATCGAAACATTGTTTTGATTCCGCAGTCCGCGCATGGCACAAATCCAGCCTCCGCGGTGATTGCAGGTATGAAAGTGGTTGTCGTAAAAAATCTTGAAAATGGAGAAATTGATTTTGATGATTTAAAAGCAAAAGCTGAACAACACAGTGATAATTTGTCAGCGGTAATGATTACCTATCCGTCAACTTATGGTTTTTTTGATGATAATATTAAGGAAATTACAGATTTGATTCACCAACATGGTGGCCAAATTTATATGGATGGCGCGAATATGAATGCGCAGGTGGGTTATACTTCGCCCGGAAATATCGGCGCCGATGTATGCCATTTAAATTTACATAAAACATTTGCGATTCCACATGGTGGTGGTGGTCCTGGAGTTGGCCCGATTTGCGTTGCCGAACATTTGGTTAAGTTTTTACCGAGCAATCCAAATATTAAAACAGGTGGTAGCGCGTCTATTGATGCAATTTCTGGCGCACCGTACGGTTCTTCTTTGGTCCTGAATATTTCCTATGCATACATCAAAATGTTGGGTACCGACGGTCTGAAAAAAGCAACCGAATATGCGATTCTTAATGCCAATTATATAAAAGAAGTTTTGGGGGAGCATTTTCCAATTCTTTATTCCAACCGAAAAGGTCGGGTTGCGCATGAGTGTATTGTAGATTTCCGCCAGTTTAAAGCGTTTGGAATTGAAGTTGCTGATGTCGCCAAACGATTGATGGATTACGGTTATCACGCGCCAACAGTGAGTTTTCCTGTGGCTGGAACGTTGATGATCGAACCTACAGAATCTGAAAGTAAAGCTGAGTTAGACCGTTTTGCAGAAGCGCTGATTTCCATTAAAAGAGAAATTGATGAGATTGTAGAAGGGAATGAAGATATGACCAATAATGTGTTGAAAAACGCACCGCATACAGAGCAGATCGTAATTTCTGATTCTTGGGATAAACCTTACAGTCGCGAGAAAGCTGCCTATCCTCTAGATTGGGTTCGCGAGCACAAATTCTTCGCGTCGGTTTCCCGGGTTGACGAAGCGTATGGTGATCGTAATTTGATTTGTACCTGTGCACCAATTGAAAGTTATATGTAA
- a CDS encoding SPFH domain-containing protein, with the protein MTYLGIIIFIALVVLFASFFTVKQATAAIVERLGKFHIVRQSGLHLKIPFLDQVAKRMNLRIQQLDVIIDTKTLDNVFIRMKVSVQYQVIASQVADSFYRLENPENQITSYVFDVVRAEVPKLKLDDVFVRKDDVAIAVKGELQEAMQSYGYDIIKALVTDIDPDEQVKHAMNRINAAEREKTAAEYESEAQKIRIVAVAKAEAESKKLQGQGIADQRREIAAGLVESVKMLNEANINAQEASALIVVTQHYDTLQAIGATNKSSLVLLPNSPNSASTLLNDLMVSMAATQQMEHIK; encoded by the coding sequence ATGACTTATTTAGGAATTATTATCTTCATCGCCCTTGTTGTTTTATTTGCCTCCTTTTTTACGGTAAAGCAAGCAACAGCAGCTATAGTAGAGCGTTTAGGAAAATTTCATATTGTACGCCAATCGGGTTTACATTTAAAAATTCCGTTTCTCGATCAGGTTGCAAAACGCATGAACCTGAGAATTCAGCAGTTGGATGTAATTATCGACACTAAAACTTTAGATAACGTATTCATTAGAATGAAAGTTTCCGTACAATACCAAGTTATCGCTTCACAAGTTGCAGATTCTTTTTACCGATTAGAAAATCCAGAAAACCAGATTACTTCTTATGTTTTTGACGTTGTTCGTGCAGAAGTTCCGAAGTTAAAACTGGACGATGTATTTGTAAGAAAAGATGACGTAGCAATAGCTGTAAAAGGAGAACTGCAGGAAGCGATGCAAAGTTATGGTTACGATATCATCAAAGCCCTGGTAACCGATATCGATCCTGATGAGCAGGTAAAACATGCCATGAACAGAATTAATGCTGCAGAACGGGAAAAAACTGCCGCTGAGTACGAATCTGAAGCACAAAAAATTAGAATTGTAGCCGTAGCGAAAGCAGAAGCAGAATCTAAAAAATTACAGGGACAAGGTATTGCCGATCAACGAAGAGAAATCGCAGCTGGTTTGGTAGAATCTGTAAAAATGTTGAACGAAGCCAATATTAATGCACAGGAGGCATCTGCATTAATCGTTGTAACTCAGCATTATGATACGCTTCAGGCAATTGGTGCAACCAATAAGAGCAGTTTGGTTTTATTGCCAAATTCACCGAATTCTGCAAGTACTTTATTAAATGATTTAATGGTTTCTATGGCTGCAACACAGCAAATGGAACATATCAAGTAA
- a CDS encoding DUF962 domain-containing protein: MADRIKTFSEFYEFYLSEHQKMWTRIFHFAGTLLIFLVIFYVFQSGKERFLWYIPIVGYGMAWISHAVFEKNRPATFKYPLWSFVSDFKIFFELLIGKQKFKS, translated from the coding sequence ATGGCAGACCGAATTAAAACCTTCTCAGAATTCTACGAATTCTACCTTTCCGAACATCAAAAAATGTGGACACGCATTTTTCATTTTGCAGGAACGCTTCTTATATTTCTGGTTATATTTTATGTATTTCAATCGGGTAAAGAGCGATTTCTCTGGTACATCCCAATCGTTGGATATGGAATGGCCTGGATCAGTCATGCCGTATTTGAAAAGAACAGGCCAGCAACCTTTAAATATCCTCTCTGGAGTTTCGTTTCAGATTTTAAAATATTTTTTGAACTTCTGATTGGTAAACAAAAATTTAAATCATAG
- a CDS encoding APC family permease, with protein sequence MNQLFRRKQYSASDHSSGLVRVLGVWDIVFFGIAAIIGAGSFSSLGEAVFRGGPGVIVLYIICGFACGFTALCYAEFASRIPTAGSAYTYAYASFGELMAWIIGWALIMEYSFGNIYVAFSWSDYFTSFLGRIGFFIPEYLTCSYPEAKKAFFGASQNQELLNAWKNAPIVGNLKIILDLPALVINGLITWLVYRGVRESKNFNNVLVLMKLAVIVLIILVGVAYVNVDNWMPVNPETQVASFMPNGFTGVMSAVSGVFFAYIGFDALSVLSEETKDPQKNLPRGMIISLVLCTVIYIILTLVLTGMVDYKKFDGVGDPLAFIFEKSNANLPWMELTVSFVAIIAITTVLLVFQMGQPRIWYAMSRDGLMPKKFMTIHPKHKTPSFATIITGIVVGIPILFTDKSFILDFTSIGTIFAFVLVCGGVLLLPSKKKLPGRFHMPYINSQFIFPAIFLGGLAFFYFWQPAFFHNLMDWNDPTEGEFRISMFFFLIINLGLCVLTLVKHLSLIPLMGLSSCLYLLTGMTHNNWFWFLAWFAVGMVIYFGYGFRHSKLNREMNGDLD encoded by the coding sequence ATGAATCAACTTTTCAGAAGAAAACAATACAGTGCAAGTGACCATTCATCAGGATTAGTGCGTGTTTTAGGCGTATGGGATATTGTCTTTTTCGGAATTGCTGCCATTATTGGTGCGGGAAGTTTCAGCTCTTTGGGTGAAGCCGTTTTCCGCGGTGGACCTGGTGTTATCGTGCTTTACATCATTTGTGGATTTGCCTGCGGTTTTACTGCTTTGTGTTATGCTGAATTTGCGAGTCGTATTCCAACAGCAGGATCTGCCTACACCTATGCCTACGCCAGTTTTGGTGAATTGATGGCGTGGATCATCGGTTGGGCCTTAATTATGGAATATTCATTTGGTAATATTTATGTTGCGTTCTCATGGTCTGACTATTTTACGAGCTTTTTAGGCCGTATCGGTTTTTTTATACCTGAATATCTTACTTGTAGTTACCCGGAAGCTAAAAAAGCTTTCTTCGGTGCTTCTCAGAATCAGGAACTTCTTAATGCCTGGAAAAATGCGCCAATTGTCGGGAATTTGAAAATCATTCTAGATCTTCCTGCACTTGTGATTAACGGTTTAATTACCTGGTTGGTTTATCGCGGCGTTCGTGAAAGTAAAAACTTCAATAATGTTTTGGTATTGATGAAGTTGGCCGTTATCGTTTTAATTATTTTGGTGGGCGTTGCCTACGTGAATGTTGATAACTGGATGCCCGTCAACCCAGAAACACAAGTCGCCTCTTTTATGCCCAATGGATTTACTGGCGTGATGAGTGCGGTTTCTGGAGTATTCTTCGCTTATATCGGATTTGATGCTTTAAGTGTTCTATCAGAAGAAACCAAAGACCCACAAAAAAATCTGCCACGCGGAATGATTATTTCCTTGGTTTTATGTACAGTTATATACATTATTTTAACACTCGTTCTTACGGGAATGGTCGATTACAAAAAATTTGATGGCGTGGGCGATCCATTAGCGTTCATCTTCGAAAAGTCAAATGCCAATCTACCTTGGATGGAATTAACGGTCTCTTTTGTTGCCATAATTGCAATTACTACGGTTCTACTCGTTTTTCAAATGGGACAACCGAGAATTTGGTATGCAATGAGTAGAGATGGTTTGATGCCGAAAAAATTCATGACCATACATCCAAAACATAAAACTCCGTCTTTCGCTACCATCATTACAGGAATTGTGGTTGGAATACCTATTTTGTTTACCGATAAATCTTTCATTTTAGATTTCACCAGTATCGGAACGATCTTCGCGTTCGTCTTGGTTTGTGGGGGCGTTTTGCTCTTGCCTTCAAAAAAGAAGCTTCCCGGAAGATTCCATATGCCATATATCAATTCCCAGTTTATTTTCCCTGCGATATTTTTAGGAGGTTTGGCTTTCTTCTATTTCTGGCAGCCTGCCTTTTTTCATAATTTGATGGATTGGAATGATCCTACCGAGGGAGAATTCAGAATTTCAATGTTCTTTTTTCTCATCATTAATTTGGGTTTATGTGTTTTAACGTTGGTTAAACATTTATCCCTAATACCGCTTATGGGTTTAAGTTCTTGTCTTTATTTATTGACAGGAATGACCCATAATAACTGGTTTTGGTTCCTGGCGTGGTTCGCTGTGGGCATGGTGATTTATTTTGGGTACGGTTTTAGACACAGTAAACTGAACCGCGAAATGAATGGCGATTTAGATTAA